A single region of the Marmota flaviventris isolate mMarFla1 chromosome 10, mMarFla1.hap1, whole genome shotgun sequence genome encodes:
- the Lrrc8c gene encoding volume-regulated anion channel subunit LRRC8C produces the protein MIPVTEFRQFSEQQPAFRVLKPWWDVFTDYLSVAMLMIGVFGCTLQVMQDKIICLPKRVQPAQNHTSVSNVSQAVASTTPLPPPKPSPGNPATVEMKGLKTDLDLQQYSFINQMCYERALHWYAKYFPYLVLIHTLVFMLCSNFWFKFPGSSSKIEHFISILGKCFDSPWTTRALSEVSGEDSEEKDNRKNNMNRSNTTQSGPEGSLVNSQSLKSIPEKFVVDKSTAGALDKKEGEQAKALFEKVKKFRLHVEEGDILYAMYVRQTVLKVIKFLIIIAYNSALVSKVQFTVDCNVDIQDMTGYKNFSCNHTMAHLFSKLSFCYLCFVSIYGLTCLYTLYWLFYRSLREYSFEYVRQETGIDDIPDVKNDFAFMLHMIDQYDPLYSKRFAVFLSEVSENKLKQLNLNNEWTPDKLRQKLQTNAHNRLELPLIMLSGLPDTVFEITELQSLKLEIIKNVMIPATIAQLDNLQELSLHQCSVKIHSAALSFLKENLKVLSVKFDDMRELPPWMYGLRNLEELYLVGSLSHDISKNITLESLRDLKSLKILSIKSNVSKIPQAVVDVSSHLQKMCIHNDGTKLVMLNNLKKMTNLTELELVHCDLERIPHAVFSLLSLQELDLKENNLKSIEEIVSFQHLRKLTVLKLWHNSITYIPEHIKKLTSLERLSFSHNKIEVLPSHLFLCNKIRYLDLSYNDIRFIPPEVGVLQSLQYFSITCNKVESLPDELYFCKKLKTLKIGKNSLSVLSPKIGNLLFLSYLDVKGNHFEILPPELGDCRALKRAGLVVEDALFETLPSDVREQMKAE, from the coding sequence GTCATGCAGGACAAGATAATCTGCCTTCCGAAAAGAGTGCAGCCTGCTCAGAACCACACTTCCGTTTCGAATGTGTCTCAAGCCGTTGCCAGTACCACCCCACTGCCTCCACCTAAACCATCTCCCGGGAATCCTGCCACTGTGGAAATGAAAGGACTGAAGACAGACTTGGACCTGCAACAGTACAGTTTCATAAACCAGATGTGTTATGAGCGAGCCCTCCACTGGTACGCCAAGTATTTCCCTTACCTTGTGCTCATCCATACCCTGGTCTTCATGCTCTGCAGCAACTTTTGGTTCAAATTCCCTGGCTCCAGCTCCAAAATAGAACATTTCATCTCCATCCTGGGGAAGTGTTTTGACTCTCCCTGGACCACACGGGCTTTATCTGAAGTGTCTGGGGAGGACTCTGAGGAAAAGGACAACAGGAAGAACAATATGAACAGGTCCAACACCACCCAGTCTGGCCCGGAAGGCAGCCTGGTCAACTCTCAGTCTCTAAAATCAATCCCTGAGAAGTTTGTGGTTGACAAATCTACTGCAGGGGCTCTGGATAAAAAGGAAGGTGAGCAAGCAAAGGCCTTATTTGAGAAGGTGAAGAAGTTCAGGCTGCATGTGGAAGAAGGTGATATATTATATGCCATGTATGTTCGCCAGACTGTACTGAAGGTTATCAAGTTCCTAATCATCATTGCATATAATAGCGCTCTGGTTTCCAAAGTCCAGTTTACAGTGGACTGTAATGTTGACATTCAGGACATGACTGGATATAAAAACTTCTCTTGCAATCATACCATGGCACACTTGTTCTCAAAACTCTCCTTTTGCTACCTATGCTTTGTAAGTATCTATGGATTGACGTGCCTTTACACCTTATACTGGCTGTTCTACCGTTCCCTAAGGGAATACTCTTTTGAGTATGTCCGCCAGGAGACTGGAATTGATGATATTCCAGATGTGAaaaatgattttgcttttatGCTTCATATGATAGATCAGTATGACCCTCTCTATTCCAAGAGATTTGCAGTGTTCCTGTCCGAAGTCAGTGAAAACAAATTGAAGCAGCTGAACTTAAATAACGAGTGGACTCCTGACAAACTGAGGCAGAAGCTGCAGACAAATGCCCATAATCGACTGGAATTGCCTCTTATCATGCTTTCTGGCCTTCCGGACACTGTTTTTGAAATCACAGAGTTGCAGTCTCTAAAACTTGAAATTATTAAGAATGTAATGATCCCAGCCACCATTGCACAGCTAGACAATCTCCAAGAGCTCTCTCTTCACCAGTGTTCTGTCAAAATCCACAGCGCAGCACTCTCTTTCCTGAAGGAAAACCTCAAGGTTTTGAGCGTCAAGTTTGATGACATGAGGGAGCTGCCCCCGTGGATGTATGGACTCCGGAATCTGGAAGAGCTCTACCTGGTTGGCTCTCTAAGTCATGACATATCCAAAAATATTACCCTTGAGTCTCTGCGGGATCTCAAAAGCCTTAAAATCCTCTCTATCAAAAGTAACGTCTCCAAAATCCCTCAGGCAGTGGTGGATGTTTCCAGCCATCTCCAAAAGATGTGCATCCATAATGACGGCACCAAGCTGGTCATGCTCAACAACTTAAAGAAGATGACCAATCTTACAGAGCTGGAACTGGTCCACTGTGACCTGGAGCGCATTCCCCATGCCGTGTTCAGCCTGCTCAGCCTCCAGGAACTGGACCTGAAAGAAAACAACCTGAAATCTATAGAAGAAATTGTGAGCTTCCAGCACCTGAGAAAGCTGACAGTGCTGAAACTGTGGCATAACAGCATCACCTACATCCCCGAGCATATAAAGAAGCTCACCAGCCTGGAACGACTGTCCTTCAGTCACAATAAAATAGAGGTGCTGCCTTCCCACCTCTTCCTATGCAACAAAATCCGATACTTGGACTTATCCTACAATGACATTCGATTTATCCCACCTGAAGTTGGAGTTCTACAAAGTTTACAGTATTTTTCCATCACTTGTAACAAAGTGGAAAGCCTTCCAGATGAACTCTACTTCTGCAAGAAACTTAAAACTCTGAAGATTGGGAAAAACAGCCTGTCTGTACTCTCACCAAAAATTGGAAATTTACTGTTTCTTTCCTACTTAGACGTCAAAGGCAATCACTTTGAGATCCTCCCTCCAGAACTCGGTGACTGCCGGGCTCTGAAGAGAGCTGGTTTGGTTGTGGAAGATGCTCTGTTTGAAACTCTGCCTTCTGACGTCCGGGAGCAAATGAAAGCTGAATAA